In Mus caroli unplaced genomic scaffold, CAROLI_EIJ_v1.1 scaffold_12688_1, whole genome shotgun sequence, the sequence GTTCTCCAGTTTCTGAAACAATGTATGTATCAGAGGTGAGGTGTCAAGTTACCTTTTGTATTATATCATGAGAATTCATGACAATGGGACTCTAGTACTTCCCACCACCTTCCTGTTGTTCTTGATGGGACCTGTTCTGAGGGAGGCCATGTGTCTCATCTCAGAGTGATGTCTCTTTTATAGTTCATTACCCAGCTGCTCATTTTTGTACTCTAAAACAATTGAAAGAAACAGGGCATAACACATGCCAAGAGCTGAGAAATGAGGATTTATCTAATGGAAAATAACTTAAAtaaatcaggatttttttttcctccctacaGGAAGATTAAACAAATAACAACATGAGCAGAAATCTATAATGCATTGACAAAGGCTATTGTATGGAGTCTCCAGCAGAGACATTTGAGGCTGGAGAATGAAGAGTTTAGACCCACACTAGAGTGCCTCACTCTCACTGATGTGCTGTGACAATCCATGGTATTGGGCTTAGTGGACATATTTTGAAACTGGCATTCAGaagggatttaaaagaaaatcagataCCGTAAGGATTCTATTTGTGGACTATTGTATACTATCTCAGTATATAAATACAGTAGGCAAGGATCAATACAGGATAATTAATATATCTATCACTTCAAATTGAATAATTTTACTATACTAAGAGTAGCTTAAATCTCCTTTCATAAGCTTCAGTGATACAATGGAATCCAGgcataattctattaaaaaaaaaacattaacttCCCTCTATTTTCCTTACCTCTACCTTTCTCTGTTCCATATTAGCCTACTCTGCAATTTGAGGGTTTCTTAAAACTAGCTGATGATTGATTTATAGTAATGGTTTGCTCCAAAGAGGTAATGTTACATGTCTGTCTAGGATTGCAGGATTGCTACATGCCATCTCACCCATCTTCAGACTTTTTTCCCTGTGCAATGCCGGCATGTATTGAAAAAGTATGCTTACTCAACACAAACACTAAGAACAGACAAAAACATAATGTggaaaaaactaaactaaactaaactaaaataaactaaaataaaataaaataaaatgaacagtgtGTAAAGATCATTGTCTGCAAATGCTCAGTCTGAATTAATAAACTCACTCTGCATTTGCATAATTTTCTCACTTTCCACAGTAAAAAGCAAATGCATTCACTTTCTATCAATATGGCCAAACACATTTGACAACTGAACCTTGatgaaagaaaagttattttgaCTCAAGCCTTAGAAACTCAATCCATGGTATGTGGGCACCTCTGCTTTGTGGTCCTTCACAAGTCACGCTAAAAATGGCAAGGAGCATGTGGTGAGGTAAAGTCAGTCACCTTCTGataaccaggaagcagaagggaggggTCTGTCTGCCAAGACTCATTGCTGTGCTCTGTGTCCAAACCTAACTCACTAATACTAGGGCGATTTACAGAATGTCCAATCATCTTCCAGAGGAGTCTCAGGCTAACCAAGACTTTAGCACTTATCTTTTTGAGGACAGTTAGGATCTCAGCCAAACCAGGTTAGGCAGTGAATATTTCCAGTGGAGTGCTGCTAGGTATATGTCAACTCTTCAGCTCAGTGGTACattgttatgtgtgtgtacccTCTGCCCCTGTGTTGCTTTGTCCTGtccagcaggacctagttatCCGTGGGTatgagggggaccgcaaacctgggagaaaatgggagggagagaaaggagaagcagagaccaagaagaggttcctatcaaggtctcagtttattaggctgaaacacTGGGTTTTAAGCATACAGCAAGGGGattagggaggggttgagggggaattaacaaagaacaaagaagtgggcatctggggacatgaaggccaaAGTCAGGCTCCAAGCAGTGGGCACTCTTATCTCCAGAATGTGGAttctccttaacagccttgggtgtcaggctgggctcagcacataactcatgtccttggaagtcttgggagtcaggaagagataaggaaggggTGACTATAATTCAGATTTTACAGCCTCAGATgtcaggaagggaacagggaggagggggtgatgaccagctccttagcacaaggccatttggcttgttaggatgggagactgtgaaaggcttgctttctcatggtatggtctccaacattGCTTTGCTGCAAGTGTGTGCTCCCAAAGTGTAGTGGGCTGCTCTGTGTGCACCTcagctccagtgtgtgtgtgtgtgNNNNNNNNNNNNNNNNNNNNNNNNNNNNNNNNtgtatgtgtgtgtgtgtgtatgtgtgtgtatgtgtgtgtatgtgtgtgtatgtgtgtgtatgtgtgtgtatgtgtgtgtatgtgtgtgtatgtgtatatgtgtatgtgtgtggttgtgtacgtgtgtatatgagtatgtgtgtgtatgtgtatgtctctatgtgtatatatgtgtatgtgtgtgtttgtgtatgtgtgtgtatgaatatgtgtgtatatgtgtgtatgtgtatacgtgtatgtgtgtgtatgtgtgtatgtatgtgtatgtgtgtgtatatgtgtatgtgtgtagatgtgtgtagatgtatatgtgtgtatatgtatgtgtgtgtgtgtatgtgtatgcgtatatgtatgtgcatgtgtatgtgaatgtgtttgtgtgtgtgtgttcaccccCAGCTGCAGTGGTAGTTTCCTATGTCGCCACACATTGTCTTCCATGGTACTCTGCCCTGTGTGCACCCCCAGCTCTAGTTCTATGTGAAACCAGAGTGTCCTGTCATTTTTAGAAGTGCAAAGCTATTTAGCATTTTATTGCTTATATCCAATTTACCTGTGTTTTCAAAAGTCGGACCttcaaaaaaaaatgccattaaaTTCTTTTCTCAGGTGAAGAAATTTTCTACAAAAACCTTGATATCCTGACATCCTGTAAAGTCCCAGAATGATGGTTCACTTGCTGCAGGAAACTTCATCTCATTCCTGCAACAGTCAGCAGTGACTTTGAGCATCAGTTAAACAACAAGTTTATAATAGATAAAGGTATGAATTATTAAAAGTAATTCCTCGAGACAGGGTCTGATGAGCCCAGCATCAAAATGAAGTGTGTGGATTTGTAATGCAATCAAAAGATCAAATGCTATCCTTGAATAAAATCCaaatacttcatttatttttggatattttaaatcactttcatatttgtgtatgtgtattatacatcatttgtttttatgtgtgattGCATATGTGTGAAGTCTGAATGTAAAGTGTTTTCTTCAAtcactctattttatttttaaatgtattattattattattattaatgttttgtgtttttctaataTGTACTGTATATATGCTTGGCATGAAGGCCAAAAGTAAGTGCTGAagcctctagaactggagttccagaaggTGATGAGAGGCctcttaggtgctgggaatctaaccagGTCCTCCAGAGTAGCGAGTGCTCTTAAGTGAGGAGCCATGTCATCAGCAGGTCCAcctcctattttcatttttcagatggATCTTTCATTGAGCCTGAGGTCGTGCATTTGCTCTGGCAGGCTGGCTGTTGAGTTTGGAGATCCACAGgtctccatcccatcccccagGGCTAGGAGTACAGACATGCTGTGATCCCTGGTTTATTACATGGGTGCTctgaatcaaactcagatctgtaGGCTTGTACAGCACACACTTATGGACAGTGCCCTGGCTTCAGACTCCTACTTTAAATTTAAAGACATACTGCATTATGGTATGTACCTTTAGCCAACATTCTTTTGTTACATGTCAATTATGTGACAAGGACTCATTTTATCAGTTTTGTCTATCCAGGTGAGATATCTTTGCTCTGGgatctcatttcttctttcagaatAGAAGTTTAGAAAATCTAAGGTTTCCTGATGGAGCTGCATTTTATGCATGGACATAAATTGTATGCACATAAACAGAAGAGCCTTGCTCAAGCCACACAGTGAGCCCATCATACTGTTAGAGCTCCATTGAGAGGACAGGCCTAGGACAAACTCTGGCACCTTTCCCTTACTAACCATAGCCTCGACTGATCCTTACCCTGCTCTTCCTTCTCATTGCTTTCATTAAGGTCTTGTTTTCTGTAAGTTCCTTGTTTCttatacctatttatttatttataaagatttatttattatatttaagtacactgtagctgacttcagaaacaccagaagagggcatccaatctcattacagatggttgtgagccactatgtggttgctgggatttgaactcaggacctccagaagagcagtcaatgctcttacccactgagccacctctccagccccttatacCTATTTATAAGAAAGCCCCCTACTGACTCATCTTGGCCATTCAGTCTAAAATAATATGATGAAATATTTCCCATCAGTGGCCAGTACATAAATGAAGAAGAGCAAACCCACACCCAAGAGCTCTCATAGCCAAAGTGTGTATTAAAGTCTTAACCACAACCACCCAAGGCATAAATTACTAAGAGGCACAAGATAAAAGGAATCTGGAGTCACCGTCTTTGCCTTGCATTGGGATTGGATGGATGAAGCAAAGAGTTATGGAGGCAAATGGATGTAGAAGGTCCGCAGGATGTGCATGTGCACTGGCTACAGGAAGTCAATTAGCATATCAGAGACAAGAACAGGTATCTATAAACCAAGGAGTTTAAGAGAGACTTGCTTGTGTCACATATGGACTTGTGCAAGGATTTTACATTTCAgcccaaaagaaaacaagctgtgAGGTCACATAACTAGTAGGCAACAAGTCTTTGTATTTAAGCAAGAAACTTTAGTTTGGTTTAAGTTCTGTGCATCTTCATAGAGGAGAAAATtctgatgttttctttggttCACAGGATCTTTGTCTTCTTAACTATTTTCTTATGCAGCATTTCATACTACGAAGATCAGACATGCCAATCTCTCTAGTGCCAGAAACACACTGACCCCAGCAGACACCTCTTGTTGAACTGATTATTTGGATAAAAGCTGGAATATaagtaagaaaaacaagacaTTACAGTTAGTAGTGCCACATCAAAAATACATACCAATGTGTTATTATCTTGAGTAAGTCTCAGCAGGCTTTTCCCCCAAAACTGGGATATCTATTTTAGCAGGGTTGAATCCAATTCTTGATAGAGACAGGCACTGTTGCAGTGTAGAGGGGGTGCTGGTATTCCTAGGACCCAAATGTTGAGTGTCTGCTCCACCCTTGACTGATTGGAGTTTTCAGGTCCAGCAGGCAGGAGCTCAGGAAAGATTCTGGGTGAGTCCCCAGCTGCTTCTCAGCAGCCCTGCCTTTGCTTTTCTGCACACAAGTCCCTACTTCTAGCATGTGAAACAAACACTGAGTATGACtatgcacatgaatgtgcatgtgtgcacacacatatagaggccagaggttggccTAAGACATGTTCATCATTTCCTCTCTACCtcattgtttgagacagagtatctcactgaacctggaactaaaTCAGTgggactggctggctggctcaccAGTGTGCCTCTGTGATTCATACTACTagcattacagatgtgcaccagaGGCTCTATCTACATGGATACCAGATCTTCATACATGCACAATTGcatttactcactgagccatcctcctaTTTTTAACTAAGGTATTTTTAACTTCCAGGTACCTATTTTACACTAAGTATTGGACCTAAATCTCAGGGAATAGGACTTTCTTAAGGATAACTTGATTCCTAACTAACTTACAAcgaaaacctaaagaaaaaatgaaCTTTTTTGATAGCATCCAATATCTAAAATTAAGTCTTAAACTTATCCTtcactccctcccccctctttctttacATTCCTCTAAATGTCAGACAGAGTTAGTGTCTGTATATCTCATGGAACACAGATTCTCCTCTGTGAACCAGAACCTAGCAACAAAATGagtgaaattatgtttttatctCTATATTTTCTGTCTGATGCAGTTTGAGGCCTTTGCTTCAttcatttcctgttctctcttgtTTTAGTTCTCTGTCTTGAGTGGTATAtccctttccttctgtttacCTAATGTCAAGGATGAAATACAACCTGgatcctggaaagatggctcagcagttaggagtgcaTACTGCTCCTGCAGAAGCCCTGGGATAAGTTCCTAGTACCATATCAGGCAACC encodes:
- the LOC110287650 gene encoding beta-defensin 4-like; translation: MRIHYLLFAFLLVLLSPCAAFIQIISSTRGVCWGQCVSGTREIGMSDLRSMKCCIRK